AATATCCCACACCGCAGCCGGAATATGATGTTCATAGCTACCTGCGCCTATAAAACATACCCCATTCTGGTTTTGATTAGCCATATGCTGCGCATTTTGCAACATGGCCATTTCGGAAAGACCTTCAGGAATATTTTTAAGTTCGCCATACAATAAAGACGATGGTATTTCATCAAACAAATCTTGTGTTTTCTTAATACCGATACGAGCTAACATTGCATCGATATCTTCTTTTGTGTGTGGGATATAAGGCATTGTTAATGATCCTCTTTAATTTCGCTTTGGTATTCCTCGTTACTTAATAATGTGTTTATTTCATCAGGGTTTTTTGCTCTGATTTTCACTAACCATCCAGCGCCGTAAGGCTCTTTATTGACCAAAGCAGGATTTTCGCTAACGTCCTGATTAATGGCTACAATCGTTCCACTAATAGGTGCATAAAAATCAGAAGCTGCTTTCACAGATTCAACCACGCCAATTTCATCACCGGCATTTACTT
The nucleotide sequence above comes from Legionella hackeliae. Encoded proteins:
- the gcvH gene encoding glycine cleavage system protein GcvH, with product MTDLKFTKTHEWLRVDGSEYTVGITEHAQELLGDMVFVELPEEGDEVNAGDEIGVVESVKAASDFYAPISGTIVAINQDVSENPALVNKEPYGAGWLVKIRAKNPDEINTLLSNEEYQSEIKEDH